A stretch of Metabacillus sp. FJAT-52054 DNA encodes these proteins:
- the rpoE gene encoding DNA-directed RNA polymerase subunit delta translates to MSLAQYSKEEIKEMALIEIAHGLMTDKKEPVDFQDLMKEVTKLAGLTQEQVEEKIAQFYTDLNIDGRFIAVGDNKWGLRNRYPVDTLEEEMTVVPKVKKKKTKKAAAVADDFEEDDFEEAEEDEDLDFDDLEDYDDEEDAVDADLDDTDEDVDDEDDDDLEIIDDEDLDDDEEDDTDEDDEEKE, encoded by the coding sequence TTGAGTTTAGCGCAATACTCTAAAGAAGAAATAAAAGAAATGGCATTGATCGAAATTGCTCATGGATTAATGACGGATAAAAAAGAACCAGTTGATTTTCAGGATCTAATGAAAGAAGTTACCAAATTAGCAGGTCTTACTCAAGAGCAGGTTGAGGAAAAAATCGCACAATTTTATACGGACCTGAATATTGATGGCCGTTTCATTGCTGTCGGTGATAACAAGTGGGGACTCCGCAACAGATATCCAGTGGATACACTTGAAGAGGAAATGACGGTTGTTCCGAAAGTGAAGAAAAAGAAAACGAAGAAAGCTGCTGCAGTGGCAGATGACTTTGAAGAAGATGATTTCGAAGAGGCAGAAGAAGATGAGGATCTTGATTTTGACGACCTCGAAGATTATGACGATGAAGAAGATGCAGTGGATGCAGACCTTGATGATACGGATGAGGATGTAGACGACGAGGACGACGATGATCTCGAAATCATTGATGATGAAGATCTTGATGATGACGAAGAAGATGACACGGACGAGGATGACGAAGAGAAAGAATAA